The following coding sequences lie in one Zingiber officinale cultivar Zhangliang chromosome 2B, Zo_v1.1, whole genome shotgun sequence genomic window:
- the LOC122048059 gene encoding uncharacterized protein LOC122048059, whose amino-acid sequence METDAIQAKKRTAMRRYHRLRQIGTLLRYLEAAAAVLLLSWSSARVPAAARLSADFLRHLVAVILSPRFVFLLGNAIVVLLLAESHRHSPSSSTGDMIYREFVESRAGGYLPRSLAPSSSPEEVIYEDKEVCIEMPALRRSRSARMRLRRGATKGTELTTEPDEAAQEEEDEEEFRRAVEAFIAKQTRFLREEECKAAVFPTLSYPAGTPDRRGALA is encoded by the coding sequence ATGGAAACGGACGCCATCCAAGCGAAAAAGCGGACGGCGATGCGGCGATATCACCGCCTCCGCCAGATCGGCACACTGCTCCGCTATCTCGAGGCCGCCGCCGCCGTCCTCCTCCTCTCCTGGTCCTCCGCCCGCGTCCCCGCCGCCGCTCGCCTCTCCGCCGACTTCCTCCGCCACCTCGTCGCCGTCATTCTCAGCCCCCGATTCGTCTTCCTCCTCGGGAACGCCATCGTCGTTCTCCTCCTCGCCGAATCACACCGACATTCCCCTTCCTCCTCCACGGGTGATATGATCTACCGAGAGTTCGTCGAGAGCCGCGCCGGAGGCTACCTCCCTCGCTCCCTCGCGCCGTCGTCGTCGCCGGAAGAAGTGATTTACGAGGACAAGGAGGTTTGCATCGAGATGCCGGCGCTACGGAGGAGCCGATCTGCGAGAATGAGACTGCGGCGGGGGGCAACGAAGGGAACCGAGTTGACGACGGAGCCAGACGAGGCTGcgcaggaggaagaagatgaggaggAGTTCCGGCGAGCTGTGGAAGCGTTCATCGCGAAACAAACTAGGTTTCTCCGCGAGGAGGAATGCAAGGCTGCGGTCTTCCCCACTTTATCATATCCCGCAGGAACACCAGACCGTCGTGGTGCCCTTGCTTGA